GCGCCGCCTCGCCCGCAGTCGTCCCACTCCAGCAGGCGGTCAAGAACAAGCAGCTAGGCCAGCGTCCCTGATCGATGCCTCTGGCTTGCGAGACAAATGGCATGAAAGAATATACTTCGGCCGTCTCCGTGACGGATTAAGGGGTATTTCTTTTGCTTCGATCTGTTTTTATCTCTCTCTCTCAGAATAAGCAGTTGCGCGCCTTCTCTGAGCGCTCTTCCATCGGCCACGCGATGTCGAGCCGCTTCGTCGCCGGCATGACCATCGATGACGCCCTCGCCGCCTGCGAGCACGTCAACCGCGAAGGCATCGCCGCCACGCTCGACGCCCTCGGCGAAAGCGTCACCAGTGAGGCCCAGGCCCGCGCCTCGGCCGATGTCTACCACCAGCTCATCGACGCCATCTCGGCCCGCGGCCTCAACGCCAACGTCAGCGTCAAGCTCTCGCAGCTGGGCATGGACTTCGACCCTGCGCTCGCCGAGCAGATCGTCGGCGAGATGGTCGAGCACGCCGCCTACGTCAATACCTTCGTGCGCATCGACATGGAGGGCAGCCCTTACACCGATGCAACCCTCGCCATCACCGAGCGCCTTCACGCCCGCCCCGGCTGCCAGGGACACGTCGGCACTGTCCTCCAGGCCTACCTCTTCCGCACCGCA
This genomic interval from Edaphobacter bradus contains the following:
- a CDS encoding proline dehydrogenase family protein — protein: MRAFSERSSIGHAMSSRFVAGMTIDDALAACEHVNREGIAATLDALGESVTSEAQARASADVYHQLIDAISARGLNANVSVKLSQLGMDFDPALAEQIVGEMVEHAAYVNTFVRIDMEGSPYTDATLAITERLHARPGCQGHVGTVLQAYLFRTALDAERLLEQGIRIRLCKGAYKESPQIAFPLKQEVDDNYVKLMKRLATSGVFCGLATHDEAIVDQMLAFVREEHLPPSAFEFQMLYGIRRDLQRKLAKLGFGVRVYIPFGPEWYPYFMRRLAERPANVLFLLKNVLKT